The nucleotide window AAGGCGATGACGTTCAGCATGGTCGCCACCGTCGCGCTCGAACCGGTGACATCGTCGGCGGCCATGATGGCCGCGAGGATGCCGGTCACCTGCAGCAGCGCGACGCCGAAGCCCGCCGAGAGGGTCGCGACGAGGAAGGTGGGGCCGTGGTCCTGCAGCCGGGTCTTCACGCCGCCGCCTCCATCGCGAGCATGTACGCCGAGATCTCCTCGGGCGCAGAGCGGGGCGCATCGCGCACGATCCGCCCGTCGGAGAGGTACAGGATGCGGTCGGCGTGGCTGGCGGCGATGGGGTCGTGGGTGACCATCGCGATCGACTGCCCGTGCAGGCTCGCCGCCGAGGCGAGCAGCGCGAGGACCTCGCGGCCCGTGCGCGAATCGAGGTTGCCCGTCGGCTCGTCGGCGAAGACGAGGTCGGGCTTGGTCGCGAGGGCCCGGGCGATCGCCACGCGCTGCTGCTGGCCGCCGGAGAGCTCGTGCGGGCGGTGTCCGAGGCGCTCCCGCAGGCCGAGGGTGTCGACGAGCTCGTCGATCCACGCCCGCTCGATGCCGGAGGGTTTGCGGCCGTCGAGCTCGAACGGCAGCCGGATGTTGCCGGCGATGTCGAGGGTGGGCACGAGGTTGAACGACTGGAAGACGAAGCCGATGCGACGGCGGCGCAGCACCGTCAGCGCGCTGTCGGAGAGCCGGGTGATGTCGGTGTCGCC belongs to Agromyces archimandritae and includes:
- a CDS encoding ABC transporter ATP-binding protein; the protein is MQIQPSDLGLIARAVGLTKRYGTAANPVTALDDVSLGLRRGEFTAIMGPSGSGKSTLMHLLAGLDQATAGEVWLGDTDITRLSDSALTVLRRRRIGFVFQSFNLVPTLDIAGNIRLPFELDGRKPSGIERAWIDELVDTLGLRERLGHRPHELSGGQQQRVAIARALATKPDLVFADEPTGNLDSRTGREVLALLASAASLHGQSIAMVTHDPIAASHADRILYLSDGRIVRDAPRSAPEEISAYMLAMEAAA